Genomic DNA from Williamwhitmania sp.:
GTTAATTCCTACGCTTGGCCCCGTTGGGGCTGCAATAGCAAGCTTAGCCACACAACTTGTTGCAGCAGGGCTGCAGCTTTACCTTTGCTATTCTATTTTCAAAATCAGCATAGAAGTGAAGGAAAGTGTGCTCCAACTTTTATACCTGCTAGTTGCTATTCTGGTCCCCGTGGTGACTCACCTATTAATTCCACGACTGCTGTTTGGATTTATTATTTCTCTGGTAGTATGCTTTGCGGCAGCCATTATTCTTAAAAGAATTAACTTTACAGTTCTTTTTAAAATCCTCAAGCAGGAGGAACTATAGTTAAATACTTTTCCGAGTTGTTTTATTCCGATAGAAAATATAATTTTAAGGTGGAATAAAATCACTTAACAACATAGAAGTGTGATGGAAGTTCTTCTCGAAAAAACAACCGATACACCCCTAATTCATTTTGCTCCAGGAATGCTCGTTATAGAAGGACGGTCAATTACGGAGGATATTTTAGGATTTTGGAATCCGCTTTTGGCGTGGACTGCTCAGTATATTAAACAGCCCGAAAAGCATACCTTAGTCGAAATTGGGCTGGAGTACATCAATAGCAGCTCCAGCAAATTCATCAACGAGATTCTTCAAATGCTCGCATCGATGAAGGATAAAGGTATGGTATTGGAGGTCAACTGGAGTTATGAGGAGGACGACGAGTCTATTTTGCAGTTGGGCAGAGACCTGGAAGCCCTTTGCGGAACTAAGTTTAACTTTAAAGAAATCGATACCGTTCGGGAGCGAGCTCGAAAGTTAACCATACGGCGAAAGAAAACAGGCGAGGAGTACACCATTACTGGCCGTTACTGGGAGTCGGTGGTGCGAAATGGGCACAGCGAGGAGTATGAGGTTATTGAACAAAAGGAAGACAACTAGAACTAACTAGTGCAAAAATGGACAACCTAGAGGTAGCAGAGACTATTACTACACCGGCTATATCATTTAACTCGTCCACTGGACGACTGTTTATTAACGGGAAATCAATTCCTGAAAACG
This window encodes:
- a CDS encoding DUF1987 domain-containing protein is translated as MEVLLEKTTDTPLIHFAPGMLVIEGRSITEDILGFWNPLLAWTAQYIKQPEKHTLVEIGLEYINSSSSKFINEILQMLASMKDKGMVLEVNWSYEEDDESILQLGRDLEALCGTKFNFKEIDTVRERARKLTIRRKKTGEEYTITGRYWESVVRNGHSEEYEVIEQKEDN